A window from Cinclus cinclus chromosome 4, bCinCin1.1, whole genome shotgun sequence encodes these proteins:
- the KICS2 gene encoding KICSTOR subunit 2 isoform X4 — MGESIPLGAPVPVEQAVLETFFSHLGGQSFFSRKDSIRTIYTSLHNELKKVVATGHNALGGTAPHLEELLSHLSEQLCFFVQARMEIADFYEKMYTLSTQKFINSEELVNILESILKKYSSRFHHPILSPLESSFQLEVDVLLHLLKAQAQISEWKFLPSLVNLHSAHTKLQTWGQIFEKQRETKKHLFGGQSQKAVQPPHLFLWLMKLKNILLAKFSFYFHEALSRQTTASEMKTLTAKTNPDYFGKISSFIRKYDAVNVSLIFDNRGSESFQGHGYHHPHSYREAPKGVDQYPAVVSLPSDRPVMHWPNVIMIMTDRTSDLNSLEKVVHFYDDKVQSTYFLTRPEPHFTIVVIFESKKSERDYHFISFLNEISHSLKNSKAFASLKPGSKG; from the exons ATGGGGGAGTCGATCCCGCTGGGAGCGCCGGTACCGGTGGAGCAGGCCGTGCTGGAGACCTTCTTCTCCCACCTGG GTGGTCAGTCATTCTTCAGCCGAAAGGACTCCATCCGAACCATCTACACATCTCTGCATAATGAGCTGAAGAAGGTGGTGGCGACGGGTCACAATGCACTAGGAGGAACAGCTCCTCACTTGGAAGAGCTGCTTTCTCACCTGTCTGAACAGCTCTGTTTTTTTGTTCAGGCTCGGATGGAAATTGCTGACTTCTATGAAAAAATGTACACGCTCAGCACCCAAAAGTTCATTAACTCTGAGGAACTGGTAAACATTTTGGAATCCATCTTAAAGAAATACAGTTCAAG ATTTCATCATCCAATCCTCAGTCCTCTTGAAAGCAGTTTCCAGCTGGAGGTAGATGTGCTTTTACACCTCTTAAAGGCTCAGGCTCAGATCTCAGAGTGGAAGTTCCTTCCATCCCTGGTCAACTTGCACAGTGCTCACACAAAGCTACAGACTTGGGGCCAAATTTTTGAGAAACAGCGGGAGACCAAGAAGCACCTGTTTGGAGGGCAGTCTCAGAAGGCTGTGCAACCTCCACATCTCTTCCTCTGGCTAATGAAGCTCAAAAACATTCTCCTTGCCAAGTTTAGCTTCTACTTTCATGAGGCCCTTAGTCGGCAGACAACAGcatctgaaatgaaaactttgaCTGCTAAAACAAATCCTGATTACTTTGGGAAAATTTCCAGCTTCATCCGGAAATATGATGCTGTCAATGTTTCCTTAATTTTTGACAATCGTGGATCAGAGAGTTTTCAGGGACATGGTTACCATCATCCCCATTCATACAGGGAAGCCCCCAAAGGAGTGGATCAGTATCCTGCAGTGGTGTCTCTGCCTAGTGACAGGCCTGTTATGCACTGGCCCAATGTGATCATGATTATGACTGATAGAACCTCTGACCTCAACAGTTTGGAGAAGGTTGTTCACTTCTATGATGACAAAGTCCAAAGCACCTACTTTCTGACTCGCCCCGAACCTCACTTTACCATTGTAGTTATTTTTGAGTCAAAGAAGTCAGAAAGGGActatcattttatttcttttctcaatGAAATTTCACATTCCCTTAAGAACTCCAAAGCTTTTGCCAGCTTGAAACCTGGATCCAAAGGGTGA
- the KICS2 gene encoding KICSTOR subunit 2 isoform X3, protein MGESIPLGAPVPVEQAVLETFFSHLGIFSYDKAKDNVEKEREANKSAGSSWLALLAGLAHLAAAEKAYHSMTFLGQKLGGQSFFSRKDSIRTIYTSLHNELKKARMEIADFYEKMYTLSTQKFINSEELVNILESILKKYSSRFHHPILSPLESSFQLEVDVLLHLLKAQAQISEWKFLPSLVNLHSAHTKLQTWGQIFEKQRETKKHLFGGQSQKAVQPPHLFLWLMKLKNILLAKFSFYFHEALSRQTTASEMKTLTAKTNPDYFGKISSFIRKYDAVNVSLIFDNRGSESFQGHGYHHPHSYREAPKGVDQYPAVVSLPSDRPVMHWPNVIMIMTDRTSDLNSLEKVVHFYDDKVQSTYFLTRPEPHFTIVVIFESKKSERDYHFISFLNEISHSLKNSKAFASLKPGSKG, encoded by the exons ATGGGGGAGTCGATCCCGCTGGGAGCGCCGGTACCGGTGGAGCAGGCCGTGCTGGAGACCTTCTTCTCCCACCTGGGCATATTCTCCTACGACAAGGCCAAGGACAACGTGGAGAAGGAGCGGGAGGCCAATAAGAGCGCGGGGTCCAGCTGGCTGGCGCTGCTGGCCGGGCTGGCGCACCTGGCGGCGGCCGAGAAGGCCTATCACAGCATGACCTTCCTGGGACAGAAGCTAG GTGGTCAGTCATTCTTCAGCCGAAAGGACTCCATCCGAACCATCTACACATCTCTGCATAATGAGCTGAAGAAG GCTCGGATGGAAATTGCTGACTTCTATGAAAAAATGTACACGCTCAGCACCCAAAAGTTCATTAACTCTGAGGAACTGGTAAACATTTTGGAATCCATCTTAAAGAAATACAGTTCAAG ATTTCATCATCCAATCCTCAGTCCTCTTGAAAGCAGTTTCCAGCTGGAGGTAGATGTGCTTTTACACCTCTTAAAGGCTCAGGCTCAGATCTCAGAGTGGAAGTTCCTTCCATCCCTGGTCAACTTGCACAGTGCTCACACAAAGCTACAGACTTGGGGCCAAATTTTTGAGAAACAGCGGGAGACCAAGAAGCACCTGTTTGGAGGGCAGTCTCAGAAGGCTGTGCAACCTCCACATCTCTTCCTCTGGCTAATGAAGCTCAAAAACATTCTCCTTGCCAAGTTTAGCTTCTACTTTCATGAGGCCCTTAGTCGGCAGACAACAGcatctgaaatgaaaactttgaCTGCTAAAACAAATCCTGATTACTTTGGGAAAATTTCCAGCTTCATCCGGAAATATGATGCTGTCAATGTTTCCTTAATTTTTGACAATCGTGGATCAGAGAGTTTTCAGGGACATGGTTACCATCATCCCCATTCATACAGGGAAGCCCCCAAAGGAGTGGATCAGTATCCTGCAGTGGTGTCTCTGCCTAGTGACAGGCCTGTTATGCACTGGCCCAATGTGATCATGATTATGACTGATAGAACCTCTGACCTCAACAGTTTGGAGAAGGTTGTTCACTTCTATGATGACAAAGTCCAAAGCACCTACTTTCTGACTCGCCCCGAACCTCACTTTACCATTGTAGTTATTTTTGAGTCAAAGAAGTCAGAAAGGGActatcattttatttcttttctcaatGAAATTTCACATTCCCTTAAGAACTCCAAAGCTTTTGCCAGCTTGAAACCTGGATCCAAAGGGTGA
- the KICS2 gene encoding KICSTOR subunit 2 isoform X2, giving the protein MGESIPLGAPVPVEQAVLETFFSHLGIFSYDKAKDNVEKEREANKSAGSSWLALLAGLAHLAAAEKAYHSMTFLGQKLGGQSFFSRKDSIRTIYTSLHNELKKLCFFVQARMEIADFYEKMYTLSTQKFINSEELVNILESILKKYSSRFHHPILSPLESSFQLEVDVLLHLLKAQAQISEWKFLPSLVNLHSAHTKLQTWGQIFEKQRETKKHLFGGQSQKAVQPPHLFLWLMKLKNILLAKFSFYFHEALSRQTTASEMKTLTAKTNPDYFGKISSFIRKYDAVNVSLIFDNRGSESFQGHGYHHPHSYREAPKGVDQYPAVVSLPSDRPVMHWPNVIMIMTDRTSDLNSLEKVVHFYDDKVQSTYFLTRPEPHFTIVVIFESKKSERDYHFISFLNEISHSLKNSKAFASLKPGSKG; this is encoded by the exons ATGGGGGAGTCGATCCCGCTGGGAGCGCCGGTACCGGTGGAGCAGGCCGTGCTGGAGACCTTCTTCTCCCACCTGGGCATATTCTCCTACGACAAGGCCAAGGACAACGTGGAGAAGGAGCGGGAGGCCAATAAGAGCGCGGGGTCCAGCTGGCTGGCGCTGCTGGCCGGGCTGGCGCACCTGGCGGCGGCCGAGAAGGCCTATCACAGCATGACCTTCCTGGGACAGAAGCTAG GTGGTCAGTCATTCTTCAGCCGAAAGGACTCCATCCGAACCATCTACACATCTCTGCATAATGAGCTGAAGAAG CTCTGTTTTTTTGTTCAGGCTCGGATGGAAATTGCTGACTTCTATGAAAAAATGTACACGCTCAGCACCCAAAAGTTCATTAACTCTGAGGAACTGGTAAACATTTTGGAATCCATCTTAAAGAAATACAGTTCAAG ATTTCATCATCCAATCCTCAGTCCTCTTGAAAGCAGTTTCCAGCTGGAGGTAGATGTGCTTTTACACCTCTTAAAGGCTCAGGCTCAGATCTCAGAGTGGAAGTTCCTTCCATCCCTGGTCAACTTGCACAGTGCTCACACAAAGCTACAGACTTGGGGCCAAATTTTTGAGAAACAGCGGGAGACCAAGAAGCACCTGTTTGGAGGGCAGTCTCAGAAGGCTGTGCAACCTCCACATCTCTTCCTCTGGCTAATGAAGCTCAAAAACATTCTCCTTGCCAAGTTTAGCTTCTACTTTCATGAGGCCCTTAGTCGGCAGACAACAGcatctgaaatgaaaactttgaCTGCTAAAACAAATCCTGATTACTTTGGGAAAATTTCCAGCTTCATCCGGAAATATGATGCTGTCAATGTTTCCTTAATTTTTGACAATCGTGGATCAGAGAGTTTTCAGGGACATGGTTACCATCATCCCCATTCATACAGGGAAGCCCCCAAAGGAGTGGATCAGTATCCTGCAGTGGTGTCTCTGCCTAGTGACAGGCCTGTTATGCACTGGCCCAATGTGATCATGATTATGACTGATAGAACCTCTGACCTCAACAGTTTGGAGAAGGTTGTTCACTTCTATGATGACAAAGTCCAAAGCACCTACTTTCTGACTCGCCCCGAACCTCACTTTACCATTGTAGTTATTTTTGAGTCAAAGAAGTCAGAAAGGGActatcattttatttcttttctcaatGAAATTTCACATTCCCTTAAGAACTCCAAAGCTTTTGCCAGCTTGAAACCTGGATCCAAAGGGTGA
- the KICS2 gene encoding KICSTOR subunit 2 isoform X1, with protein sequence MGESIPLGAPVPVEQAVLETFFSHLGIFSYDKAKDNVEKEREANKSAGSSWLALLAGLAHLAAAEKAYHSMTFLGQKLGGQSFFSRKDSIRTIYTSLHNELKKVVATGHNALGGTAPHLEELLSHLSEQLCFFVQARMEIADFYEKMYTLSTQKFINSEELVNILESILKKYSSRFHHPILSPLESSFQLEVDVLLHLLKAQAQISEWKFLPSLVNLHSAHTKLQTWGQIFEKQRETKKHLFGGQSQKAVQPPHLFLWLMKLKNILLAKFSFYFHEALSRQTTASEMKTLTAKTNPDYFGKISSFIRKYDAVNVSLIFDNRGSESFQGHGYHHPHSYREAPKGVDQYPAVVSLPSDRPVMHWPNVIMIMTDRTSDLNSLEKVVHFYDDKVQSTYFLTRPEPHFTIVVIFESKKSERDYHFISFLNEISHSLKNSKAFASLKPGSKG encoded by the exons ATGGGGGAGTCGATCCCGCTGGGAGCGCCGGTACCGGTGGAGCAGGCCGTGCTGGAGACCTTCTTCTCCCACCTGGGCATATTCTCCTACGACAAGGCCAAGGACAACGTGGAGAAGGAGCGGGAGGCCAATAAGAGCGCGGGGTCCAGCTGGCTGGCGCTGCTGGCCGGGCTGGCGCACCTGGCGGCGGCCGAGAAGGCCTATCACAGCATGACCTTCCTGGGACAGAAGCTAG GTGGTCAGTCATTCTTCAGCCGAAAGGACTCCATCCGAACCATCTACACATCTCTGCATAATGAGCTGAAGAAGGTGGTGGCGACGGGTCACAATGCACTAGGAGGAACAGCTCCTCACTTGGAAGAGCTGCTTTCTCACCTGTCTGAACAGCTCTGTTTTTTTGTTCAGGCTCGGATGGAAATTGCTGACTTCTATGAAAAAATGTACACGCTCAGCACCCAAAAGTTCATTAACTCTGAGGAACTGGTAAACATTTTGGAATCCATCTTAAAGAAATACAGTTCAAG ATTTCATCATCCAATCCTCAGTCCTCTTGAAAGCAGTTTCCAGCTGGAGGTAGATGTGCTTTTACACCTCTTAAAGGCTCAGGCTCAGATCTCAGAGTGGAAGTTCCTTCCATCCCTGGTCAACTTGCACAGTGCTCACACAAAGCTACAGACTTGGGGCCAAATTTTTGAGAAACAGCGGGAGACCAAGAAGCACCTGTTTGGAGGGCAGTCTCAGAAGGCTGTGCAACCTCCACATCTCTTCCTCTGGCTAATGAAGCTCAAAAACATTCTCCTTGCCAAGTTTAGCTTCTACTTTCATGAGGCCCTTAGTCGGCAGACAACAGcatctgaaatgaaaactttgaCTGCTAAAACAAATCCTGATTACTTTGGGAAAATTTCCAGCTTCATCCGGAAATATGATGCTGTCAATGTTTCCTTAATTTTTGACAATCGTGGATCAGAGAGTTTTCAGGGACATGGTTACCATCATCCCCATTCATACAGGGAAGCCCCCAAAGGAGTGGATCAGTATCCTGCAGTGGTGTCTCTGCCTAGTGACAGGCCTGTTATGCACTGGCCCAATGTGATCATGATTATGACTGATAGAACCTCTGACCTCAACAGTTTGGAGAAGGTTGTTCACTTCTATGATGACAAAGTCCAAAGCACCTACTTTCTGACTCGCCCCGAACCTCACTTTACCATTGTAGTTATTTTTGAGTCAAAGAAGTCAGAAAGGGActatcattttatttcttttctcaatGAAATTTCACATTCCCTTAAGAACTCCAAAGCTTTTGCCAGCTTGAAACCTGGATCCAAAGGGTGA
- the RPL18A gene encoding large ribosomal subunit protein eL20: MKASGTLREYKVVGRCLPTPKCTTPPLYRMRIFAPNHVVAKSRFWYFVSQLKKMKKSSGEIVYCGQVYEKSPLRVKNFGIWLRYDSRSGTHNMYREYRDLTTAGAVTQCYRDMGARHRARAHSIQIMKVEEIAASKCRRPAVKQFHDSKIKFPLPHRVLRRQHKPRFTTKRPNTFY; encoded by the exons ATGAAGGCGTCGGGCACT ctgcggGAGTACAAGGTGGTCGGGCGCTGCCTGCCCACGCCGAAATGCACGACCCCTCCTCTGTACCGCATGAGGATCTTCGCTCCGAACCATGTTGTGGCCAAGTCTCGATTCTGGTACTTCGTTtctcagctgaagaaaatgaagaagtcTTCTGGAGAGATTGTGTACTGTGGCCAG GTGTATGAGAAGTCCCCTCTGCGGGTAAAAAATTTTGGTATTTGGTTGCGCTATGATTCTCGTAGTGGAACCCATAACATGTACAGGGAGTACAGAGATTTGACCACTGCAGGTGCTGTCACTCAGTGCT ACCGTGATATGGGAGCCCGTCATCGTGCCCGTGCTCACTCTATCCAGATCATGAAGGTTGAGGAAATTGCTGCCAGCAAGTGCCGCAGACCAGCAGTCAAGCAGTTCCAT GATTCCAAAATCAAGTTCCCGCTGCCACACAGAGTTCTGCGTCGCCAGCACAAACCACGTTTCACCACCAAGAGACCCAATACTTTCTATTAA